The stretch of DNA gctggaatggatcgtatactttgcgtgacgtgacaacgacttcttgagacagttgatactcctctatttgtggaccgatctcaacccaatgttgtgggttgttgactctcattgtttgctcagagaaacccaagtataaaaaggtttgaacttaggttcagctgataaatttaaaaaaaaagctctatttttgtgacgtgacaacacttaaaaatacctgtttttcaaatgcttgtttctcataaattacaaaattaaacCTAGATCTACCCACGGCTCTTCGAGCAAGCATTTAATGTGTATTGAAAATATCTTCGCTATAAAAATGTAACGCACAGACATAACTTATCAGTTAATTCtaattttaaacaaatttttggtcATTCCAAagtcaaaaaaatctgaaactTCGTTGAAGCGATTGCAGCAGACGTCCAGAGGATTATTCATCCCATATAAGGTGCGATGGTTTGAACGACGGAAAAAATCCACTTGACGCGTCACTCGAAGAGGAATGTTGAAGCGTAATTTCCCAAGTAAGTCAACACAATCGACGTGGTTTGTCAGAACATCAAATATGAGCATACGTTGAAGGAGTATTCGTCTGCTTGATAGTGTCGGTAGGTCGATCAACATGCATCGGCTTTCATAAGATGGCAGGATCGTCCTATCCCTCCAGTTTAGGCGCCTTAGAGCATAtcgaacaaaatgcttttgaatccgttcGATCCGGTTGATGTGAACAGCGTGATACGGAGCCCAAACCTGCACTCCATATTCTAATACACTGCGCACAAGTGAGCAGTACAACGTTTTCAAACTATACACGTCCTTTAAGTGATTTGTGGTGCGCTTCAGGAATCCAAGTATAGAATACGCTTTGGCCGCTACTGCGGCGATGTGTTCAGTGAATCTCAAATTGCTGTCGACAAGTATTCCAAGGTCCTTTACTGTGCTGGTACGTTTCAAAATTGTGTTTCCCATTTTGTAGTCGATAAAAAGCGGAATACGAGAACGGCTGAAAGAAATCACATAGCATTTGTTGGCATTGACTTCCATTCCATTTAATCGGCACCATTCCAATAGCGACTCGATGTCCATTTGAAGTGCGTAGCAATCCAGAGTCGATGTAACTACTCGGTAGAACTTTAAATCGTCAGCGTACAACAGCTTCTTAGATTTTAGCTTCGTGCAGAGGTCGTTAATGAAGAGAACAAACAGCAAGGGTCCGAGTAGAGTTAATTATCCATTCAATGGTACATAGCCAATGAATTTTGGTTAAgcaagtgcagagatatctcaagaaacataaaaacactgaaaacttaaaatattttaaatataattatgtagttttttaaactcgcctctctcagAGGTTGgcgcataaaaatcaaattcgtttcatggaatttatgatataactagtgcttattcaaattacgttttcaatttttcactgaaactaaatttgaaatttggttcattggtgcataacctcatggaatgggtctttTCATGTTATGATTCAATGAAGAAAAGGTCCCCGATTTTGGAAATGCTCTCAGCAGCTTGCAATGTTTAAGATCGTTGAGGTAACTGATTGACGATTcagcgtggaattgctcatacTGTAAAGTACATAATAGCACATAAATATTCTGCTTGAGTGTATCAGCATCGATCGAATTGAACGTTTTGGTTGCTAGTGGCACATTTTCTTTCCGCTCGAAGCACATTTCTTTGTGAGAATACCTACTTCCAACGCAAACGTTCCTCATGTGAATTATCACAGGTAGACGACGTTGAAATGGAAATGATAGCCAATCTATCAATTTCCCTCCCACTGTCTGCTGCCATCTGTGCTATCGGCAGAAAGCGATTTCTCGAACTGAACATTACTATTGGAAGCACGTGTACTCACTCACGTGAATTTGCGCATTTTGAGGAGACCCTCTCATCTGGAATGTGTGGCCTCTGGAATGTGTATACACTTCCTCAAAAATGAAGTTCGGCTCCCAGGAGGGAAAAATATTGAGACCAGGCTTTGCATGTTCAGCGAACGTGTCATCAATCGAAAAACTTGCAATCACCGCCTTGCATCGAACGTCATATTGTTTTGAGCCGCCATCGATAAGATGAACCGCGCTAACATCGGCACGCTACGTGCCAAGTCATCTTACTTTATTGATAAACAATTTCAAATCACAAGTGAGCGTTTCTCACACGGCTTCATGTCACAGAAGCTATAAAAAGGCGATGGGAAAATATACATCGTCTAGTGGCTTCCTATCTATTCAATGTCAAGGGGTTTTCTATTCCTCCCGCTTCGAGGATGATTTTCACACTCACATTTGCATTGCTCGCCGTGGTATTCTATTTGGTTCTCAAATATATCTACTCATACTGGGATCGACATGGACTACCAAATCTGAAGCCTCACATTCCCTTCGGGAACCTCAAAACGGTCGCCATGCAGACGGAATCCATCGGGATGGCTATCAACAGCATCTATTGGAAAACCAAAGGTCAACTCGTGGGGATCTACCTGTTCTTTCGACCGGCTATCATGATCAGAGATGCCCAACTGGCCCATCGGATAATGACTGAGGATTTCAACAGCTTCCGGGACCGTGGAGTCTACTGCGACGAGGAAGGTGATCCGTTTTCAGCACATCTATTCGCTCTGGCCGGAAAACAGTGGAAGCATCTGCGAAATAAGCTCACGCCGACTTTCACCTCCGGCCAGCTGCGTAACATGCTTCCGACTATTTTGGGTGTGGGCGTTAAGCTTCAAAATCATTTGAGGCCGGCTGCCGCTGCGGGCGAGGTGATGGAAATGCGCGATATGATATCACGCTTTGTGCTGGAGATAATCGCCACTGTGTTCTTCGGATTCGAGGCAAATTGCATCCACGATCCGAACGATTCGTTCCGTACCGTTTTGGGGGACACTCAGCGGGAGAGTTTGATCAATAGTATCCGCAGTGCGGGAACCTTCATTTGTCCCGGGTTGTTTAAGATCCCCGGAATAAAATCGTTGGACGCGAAAGTGATTGAGCTCACGACAAACATCGTTACGCAACAGATCGAGAACCGTGAACGAAGCGGGGTAACGCGACGAGACTTTATCCAGCAGCTGATCGATCTTCGCCAGGAGGATACCAAAAATGGTGAAGTCGGCTTGAGTGTAGGAACTTGTGCTGCGAATGTTTTCCTGTTCTACGTCGCCGGAACGGAGACGACAGCCGGGACTATTAGCTTCACACTGTACGAGCTCTGTCAGCAGCCGGATTTGATGGCAAGACTACAGACGGAGATAGATCTAGCGCTGAAGGAGTCTATGGGGGGGATAAACTACGATGTGGTAGCTCGAATGAGGTTACTGGATCTGTGTGTCAAGGAAACTTTGCGGAAGTATCCCGGACTACCAATACTGAATCGAGAGTGCACACAGGATTACAAAGTGTCCGACTCCGAGGTGGTGATCAAGAAGGGTACCCAAGTGATCATCCCAATACACGCCTACAGCGCGGATGAAAAATACTTCCCTGATCCAGATCGATACCATCCGAAGCGGTTCGACCCCGAAACGAAAAGCTACGATGAAAATGCATACGCTCCGTTCGGTGAGGGACCAAGAAACTGTATCGGTGAGTTGCATTAGGTTTGAATTGAATAGACGGTATTTAATTGAGTTCTTCATTACCAGGAATCCGAATGGGTGTATTGGTGACCAAAATATGTTTAGTTATGCTgttgtcaaagttcaatttcGCAACGCTCAGTGAATCGAAGCTTGATTTCTCCACAGCGGTGCCCGGAATCAGACCCAAAGATGGAATTCGTCTGAAAATAGAAACGAGACACATCGAATCGACCGCTTAACAGCTGATCGTGAATTTCATTAGTAAAGTCCTCGGCGTAACATTGTTTCATCTATAAAACTACCGAAAATAAACTGCGCTTGCTCCAACCGATCCACCTGCTATCTCCCAGCGCTTGTAATGGAACCGTTTGGCAAAAGTTAAACTGGACACTTGAGATTGGCTAGAAAAATAAACCTACCACCTAACAACAGCAACAGCCCACCGCCCGGTACCGACCCGAAGTGGCAAGTTCAGATGGTGAAACTTGGTCCCTATTTATTTCAACTCATGGCGGTTTCCAGTGTTCGGGGAGTGAGAAAGGTAGCAAGATAGCAAGATGTATGCTTTTTGGCAACTTTTTCTGCGGTGTGGAGGAGAAAAGAAAACTTTCATCCACATTTATTTCAATGTGTACTGTAAAAGTTACTCTTGTTTGGGTTATGAGCGAGGAAAACTTTTCATGTTACGACGTGCTTGTGTTGGTTACGGGGAGGTGGAAGGGTGGGTACTGTAAGGTAAGGATGTAATCATGAAGAAGAGATGAAAAGTACAACGGTGAGGAGCTggttatttggaaaagttgaaaGCACGGTGAGTTCCTTGAAGCAGAGGTTGCAAAAGGTTGTACAACCACAAACAATATTTTCGACTGCTACTGGAGCTCAAACGAGTTCGGCGTTGCTTTGCCTGCTGCTTGGGTGGTTGTGCTCAAATCGGAGAGAGAAAGGGAGCACTGAGTAATCGGAACTGTCCGAATAAAGATGCAAGTTTACCGTGAAATCGTATGTGGGAAGTTGAACTGATGCGGCCCATTAAGGGTGGGGTAATAATTATGAAAGTAATGACCTTAATTAAAGATAAGAGAAATCATATTTTGGAACTTGAGttgatatttatattttatgggGAAATTGGTAGCTGTAGTTATCGAATTGATATCATTGAGGGGGAAGAATCTGTGTCGTATTTTTCGCACAAATTAGTGGCACACTAAATTAGAGAATGACATATTGGCCCACTTTCCGTTATTTGATAGGACTGAATTTCGGAACCATGAAtcccaaaacaaaatgtatttaaaaaaactaaaaacataGTCGCAAAACATACTGCGGCTTGTATAAATGTACATGATTAATCAAAACACGATCGTTTCAAAACATGGAATATACACTATATTAATCAAAGCTTCTCAAACAAACAACCGACGAACACACATCATTCAAACACATCACTCAAACACGTATTGTTTATAAAGATTTATAAAGTTTTTGAAACGTTTCCTCTTCGTTATTTTCGTATGCTATCTACACTCGATGAAAAAATTAGAAGTACAGAGAACTTcgaacttcgtgaaaaattttcgttttcagattttcattttcacatttttatctTGGCGTTAGATATTCGCTTAAAATTACGGATATATTGATAATAACATTACACACAAGTTGTTGGGGTGAGAAGCAATGTATACATATTGCTCTATTCCTGTTACAGCGCAAATATTTGAAACAATTAAGATTTATGCTTATCTAGAGATCATTGGTCGTAACTATTGGAACATTGCATTTTGAGCATTCCGTTCGAATAACGCGTCGACTGAAAAACGATTTTTAGAAGTTGAAAACTGAATAAAATGCCCGCTCCTTGAAATACCgtaatacgagggtcgttcaaaaaataagtttcagtgcctcagtaatcgcggaaaaataaagttaggacacaAAACAAGGAGATTCTCGTAAtcgacgttttattttctatttttctacataaccgCCGTaatgttcgaggcatttttcaaagCGTGGCACgggtttttctattccgagcgcgaagtgcgtagcgtccaactttttgaagtacgatgtaactgcgtcacgaatttcttcagtgttatcgaatcggtgaccgccgaacgcctgtttcatcaccgggaataagtcatagtcgctaggggcgaggtctggggagtaaggaggatgctcgaacacagtccatttgaattttttcaattgatcttgagttacgcgagcagaatggggccgcgcattatcgtaatagaaaaactcgtgccacgctatgaaaaatgcctcgaacgttacgacgattatgtagaaaaataggaaataaaaattgggtgggttatatatatgatataaccgcaaggctgacgtgggactaccttagcttagcaatcatttgtttgtattgattaaatttttgattgaatgaaaaaatttccgaattcaattgaatccaatatatttgctttgtgagtaaaaagattgtataatgccatgtaaggtcaattcatgaattgtgatagatttattcattcattttcatCAAACAAATATAGGCTACATACTTAAATATTAATGATACAATGTTTTCTcaagttaaatattattcctacaGTACATGTTTcatgattatgttcttcgttacaagtaaatttaatgacattccttttacgtttgatatgatgacaccttggtttagaagtctgtactaggtaaacacatttcagtcggaacaaaaatgcccccgacttgcatgtatttgcaatgccaattcccccacgctccatggatttgaaatctgtgttagggaaatatatttcagtcgaaacaaaaatgcccctcgacttgcatgaatttgcaatt from Toxorhynchites rutilus septentrionalis strain SRP chromosome 3, ASM2978413v1, whole genome shotgun sequence encodes:
- the LOC129772967 gene encoding probable cytochrome P450 6d5, producing the protein MLKRNFPKAIKRRWENIHRLVASYLFNVKGFSIPPASRMIFTLTFALLAVVFYLVLKYIYSYWDRHGLPNLKPHIPFGNLKTVAMQTESIGMAINSIYWKTKGQLVGIYLFFRPAIMIRDAQLAHRIMTEDFNSFRDRGVYCDEEGDPFSAHLFALAGKQWKHLRNKLTPTFTSGQLRNMLPTILGVGVKLQNHLRPAAAAGEVMEMRDMISRFVLEIIATVFFGFEANCIHDPNDSFRTVLGDTQRESLINSIRSAGTFICPGLFKIPGIKSLDAKVIELTTNIVTQQIENRERSGVTRRDFIQQLIDLRQEDTKNGEVGLSVGTCAANVFLFYVAGTETTAGTISFTLYELCQQPDLMARLQTEIDLALKESMGGINYDVVARMRLLDLCVKETLRKYPGLPILNRECTQDYKVSDSEVVIKKGTQVIIPIHAYSADEKYFPDPDRYHPKRFDPETKSYDENAYAPFGEGPRNCIGIRMGVLVTKICLVMLLSKFNFATLSESKLDFSTAVPGIRPKDGIRLKIETRHIESTA